One stretch of Dyella jiangningensis DNA includes these proteins:
- a CDS encoding alkaline phosphatase, with protein sequence MPFPSLRAPRVLLLASFPLITACASQAVAPPAAHAAAIDVPAIQRPGGETPQWWFRNGAAAAAQLATQANTGGQHARNVIVFLGDGMSLPTIAAAHVRAGQLKGVDGESYRLSFERFPFSALSRTYETDQQTPDSAGTMTAIMSGVKTRAGFIGVSQVPRRQDCAATRGQELVSTLELAAAAGMSTGAITTTRITHATPAATYGHLPERNWEVDADLTADARAQGCKDFAAQLVDFPGAGGLTVAMGGGRTEFMRAGEDDPVERGMVGQRLDGRDLIGEWKQHHPDGAYVWNRQQLMALDPAKTPRLLGLFNPSHLNYEHERTAGKLDEPSLAEMTTRAIDVLKQNPNGFFLMVEGGRIDHALHGGNAYRALDEAIAFADAVQAALEHTDPDNTLIVVTADHSHTMTFAGYPKRGNDILGLVQGHNDSYDEEGGAGLARDAAGRPYTTLGFANGPGYTGASDVQPEGSKRFPHNPHDYSYNTKGRPDLGKVKTSGPDYMQEAILPMKAETHGGEDVAIFANGPGAAAFHGELEQNAIFHVIVQHAPRIREELCKLGSCNADGVPMDRPTYEAWLKQVGAKR encoded by the coding sequence ATGCCGTTTCCGTCGCTGCGCGCGCCACGCGTGCTGTTGTTGGCCTCGTTTCCGCTGATCACCGCCTGTGCCAGTCAGGCCGTCGCGCCTCCCGCCGCGCACGCCGCGGCCATCGACGTGCCGGCCATCCAGCGTCCCGGTGGCGAGACCCCGCAATGGTGGTTCCGCAACGGCGCGGCGGCGGCTGCGCAGCTCGCCACGCAAGCGAATACGGGCGGGCAGCACGCCAGGAACGTCATCGTGTTCCTCGGCGACGGCATGAGCCTGCCGACCATCGCGGCGGCCCATGTGCGCGCGGGACAACTCAAGGGCGTGGATGGCGAAAGCTACCGCCTGAGTTTCGAGCGCTTTCCGTTCAGCGCGTTGAGCCGCACCTACGAAACCGACCAGCAGACACCCGATTCCGCCGGCACCATGACCGCCATCATGAGCGGCGTGAAGACACGCGCCGGTTTCATCGGCGTCTCGCAGGTGCCGCGCCGCCAGGACTGCGCCGCCACGCGTGGCCAGGAGCTGGTAAGCACGCTGGAACTCGCCGCCGCCGCTGGCATGAGCACGGGCGCGATCACCACCACGCGCATCACGCATGCGACGCCGGCCGCCACCTACGGTCATCTGCCCGAGCGCAACTGGGAAGTGGATGCCGACCTCACCGCCGATGCCAGGGCGCAGGGCTGCAAGGATTTCGCCGCGCAACTGGTCGATTTCCCCGGTGCCGGCGGCCTCACGGTGGCGATGGGTGGCGGGCGCACCGAGTTCATGCGCGCGGGCGAAGACGATCCGGTCGAGCGTGGCATGGTCGGCCAGCGCCTGGACGGCCGCGACCTGATCGGTGAGTGGAAGCAACATCACCCGGATGGCGCTTATGTCTGGAATCGCCAGCAATTGATGGCACTGGATCCGGCGAAGACGCCTCGCCTGCTCGGCCTGTTCAACCCCTCGCACCTCAACTACGAGCATGAGCGCACCGCCGGGAAGCTGGACGAACCCAGCCTCGCCGAGATGACCACGCGCGCCATCGACGTGCTCAAGCAGAATCCGAACGGCTTCTTCCTGATGGTGGAAGGCGGCCGCATCGATCACGCGCTGCACGGCGGCAATGCGTATCGCGCACTGGACGAGGCCATCGCGTTCGCCGACGCGGTGCAGGCGGCGCTGGAGCATACCGATCCAGACAATACGTTGATCGTGGTCACCGCCGACCACAGCCACACCATGACCTTCGCCGGCTATCCCAAGCGCGGCAACGACATCCTGGGTCTCGTGCAGGGCCACAACGACAGCTACGACGAAGAAGGTGGTGCCGGTCTGGCGCGTGATGCCGCGGGGCGACCGTACACCACGCTGGGCTTCGCGAACGGCCCGGGCTATACCGGCGCCAGCGATGTGCAGCCGGAAGGCAGCAAGCGCTTCCCGCACAACCCGCACGACTACTCGTACAACACCAAGGGTCGCCCCGACCTCGGCAAGGTGAAGACCAGCGGTCCCGACTACATGCAGGAAGCGATCCTGCCGATGAAGGCGGAAACGCACGGCGGCGAAGACGTGGCGATCTTCGCCAACGGTCCAGGCGCCGCCGCCTTCCACGGCGAACTGGAGCAGAACGCTATCTTCCACGTGATCGTGCAGCACGCACCGCGCATCCGCGAGGAGCTGTGCAAGCTCGGCAGCTGCAACGCCGACGGAGTGCCGATGGATCGGCCGACTTACGAAGCGTGGCTGAAGCAGGTGGGCGCAAAGCGCTGA
- a CDS encoding glycoside hydrolase family 43 protein, translating to MRALRMTFALAGLALAASTYALPAKPQGPLLPSGPDPWVAQRDGVYYYTNTQGDRISLWKTTDLTHLGEVKPVVVWRAPAQGANSASIWAPELHFLDGKWYLYYTAVDKSHNDDAHRHVFVLENASADPTQGEWIDKGMLKTHLSGIDGTVFDHGGKRYFVYSAYVDDHSDLIIAPMSNPWTLGEPQVDIAHPTYAWEMQGGRKILEGPEFLKGPGGKVFLTYSASACWSDDYALGLLEADGSANLLEPSSWRKSPAPVLHGSAERGVYATGHNGFFKSPDGQDWIIYHANGGPEWKCTARRAPYIEPFHWSAQGTPVFDGRR from the coding sequence ATGCGTGCGCTGCGGATGACGTTTGCCCTGGCCGGCCTGGCTCTGGCTGCCTCGACGTACGCGTTGCCGGCCAAGCCGCAGGGACCGTTGCTGCCATCGGGCCCGGATCCGTGGGTGGCGCAGCGAGATGGCGTCTACTACTACACGAACACCCAGGGCGATCGCATTTCGTTGTGGAAGACCACCGACCTCACGCACCTGGGCGAGGTGAAGCCGGTCGTCGTGTGGCGTGCGCCCGCGCAAGGAGCCAACTCCGCTTCGATATGGGCACCCGAGCTGCACTTCCTCGATGGCAAGTGGTACCTCTACTACACGGCGGTGGACAAGTCGCACAACGACGATGCGCATCGCCATGTGTTCGTGCTGGAGAACGCCTCGGCCGATCCCACGCAGGGCGAATGGATCGACAAGGGCATGCTGAAGACGCACCTGTCGGGCATCGACGGCACCGTGTTCGACCACGGCGGCAAGCGCTACTTCGTCTACTCCGCCTACGTGGACGACCACAGCGACCTGATCATCGCGCCGATGAGCAACCCATGGACGCTGGGCGAGCCGCAGGTGGATATCGCCCATCCCACGTATGCGTGGGAGATGCAGGGCGGTCGCAAGATCCTTGAAGGTCCGGAATTCCTCAAGGGGCCGGGCGGCAAGGTGTTCCTCACCTATTCGGCAAGTGCGTGCTGGTCCGACGACTACGCACTGGGCCTGCTCGAAGCCGATGGCAGCGCCAACCTGCTGGAGCCCTCGTCGTGGCGCAAGTCGCCAGCGCCGGTGCTGCATGGTTCGGCCGAGCGTGGCGTGTATGCCACGGGACACAACGGGTTCTTCAAGTCGCCGGACGGCCAGGACTGGATCATCTATCACGCCAACGGCGGTCCGGAGTGGAAATGCACCGCGCGTCGCGCGCCGTACATCGAGCCGTTCCACTGGAGTGCCCAGGGCACGCCGGTGTTCGACGGCAGGCGCTGA
- a CDS encoding alpha/beta hydrolase family protein, with the protein MFSLLFAALLASAPAATDCHVGAYRLADGQSLDIAPSDEGTLRWRRIDGASGQLHRDHDDSWKSTFGWTDRPDGKEVVFTDCAKGDLTFGGIAARRIPLEVHDTVFTGEGGTRLVGRLMLPPGSGKVPIVVLVHGSEHDSARTWDFMQRQFPAEGVGAFVYDKRGTGDSAGEYTQDYSVLANDAVAAMNEARKLAGDRAGRVGFRGGSQGGWVAPLAATRTRADFVIVGYGLAISPLEEDREAVAFQLKLKGYDQSVIDKAWELSDAIGLILSSGLTQGFDQLDAARAKYGKEPWYEDVRGDFSYLVLPLSDADIREKGKAYMFHTPWHYDSMAVLRKLHTPQLWMLGGLDIDAPSGETLRRLTSLQADGLPITTVVFPKAEHGMTEFETDAKGERVSTRYSEGYMRMAVDYAKGALHPPYGEGRITSPAKPSL; encoded by the coding sequence ATGTTCTCCCTACTCTTTGCCGCCCTGCTGGCCAGCGCCCCGGCCGCCACCGACTGCCACGTCGGCGCCTATCGTCTCGCCGACGGGCAGTCGCTGGATATCGCGCCCAGCGACGAGGGTACGCTGCGCTGGCGGCGCATCGATGGTGCCAGCGGCCAGCTGCACCGCGATCACGACGACAGCTGGAAGAGCACGTTCGGCTGGACCGATCGTCCGGATGGCAAGGAAGTGGTCTTCACCGACTGCGCCAAGGGCGACCTCACGTTCGGTGGCATCGCCGCCAGGCGCATCCCGCTGGAAGTACACGACACGGTCTTCACCGGTGAAGGCGGCACGCGACTGGTCGGACGGCTGATGCTTCCACCGGGGTCGGGCAAGGTGCCGATCGTGGTGCTGGTGCACGGATCGGAACATGATTCGGCGCGCACCTGGGACTTCATGCAGCGCCAGTTTCCCGCCGAAGGCGTGGGCGCGTTCGTCTACGACAAGCGAGGCACCGGTGATTCGGCAGGCGAGTACACGCAGGATTACAGCGTGCTGGCCAACGATGCGGTGGCCGCGATGAACGAAGCCCGCAAGCTTGCGGGCGACCGCGCGGGACGCGTGGGTTTCCGTGGTGGCTCGCAGGGCGGCTGGGTCGCGCCGCTGGCGGCGACGCGCACCAGGGCGGACTTCGTGATCGTCGGTTACGGCCTCGCCATCTCGCCCTTGGAAGAAGACCGCGAAGCCGTGGCGTTCCAGCTCAAGCTCAAGGGCTACGACCAGTCGGTGATCGACAAGGCCTGGGAGCTGTCCGACGCCATCGGCCTGATTCTTTCCAGCGGGCTGACGCAAGGCTTCGACCAGCTCGACGCGGCGCGTGCCAAGTACGGCAAGGAGCCCTGGTACGAGGACGTGCGCGGCGACTTCAGCTATCTGGTGCTGCCGCTGAGCGATGCGGACATCCGCGAAAAGGGCAAGGCGTACATGTTCCATACGCCGTGGCATTACGACTCGATGGCGGTGCTGCGCAAGCTGCATACGCCGCAGCTGTGGATGCTGGGTGGACTGGATATCGATGCGCCGAGCGGCGAAACGCTGCGACGCCTGACCTCGCTGCAGGCCGACGGCCTGCCCATCACCACCGTGGTGTTCCCGAAAGCCGAGCACGGCATGACGGAGTTCGAAACGGACGCGAAGGGCGAGCGCGTCTCCACGCGTTATTCGGAAGGCTATATGCGCATGGCTGTCGACTATGCGAAGGGTGCGCTGCATCCGCCGTATGGCGAAGGCCGCATCACGTCCCCCGCAAAGCCCTCCCTGTAG
- a CDS encoding aldose epimerase family protein — MASILWLATLSAAHAATDAKRETFGTTPDGKHVDAVVLSNSHGMKARILALGASLQSLEVADRNGKSANIALGYPSLGGYLSKPQYFGATVGRYANRIAKGHFVLDGKTYSVPVNDGANSLHGGTRGFDKVLWTVGDVKHDGSKASVTLTYVSPDGDMGYPGELKVSATYTLDEDNRLSIDYRATTNKTTIVNLSNHAYWNLSGEGSGSVMDERLTIAGDAYLPVDAGSIPTGEIRKVDGTPFDFRQAKPIGRDIRTNDPQLLNGRGYDHNWVISREEAAAPRVVARVEDPASGRVMTLKSSKPGLQFYSGNFLDGTTVGTGGHVYRQGDAFVLEPQLYPDTPNQASFGSARLEPGHEYRNLIVYEFTTESARGAR; from the coding sequence ATGGCTTCGATTCTCTGGCTGGCGACGTTGTCCGCGGCACACGCCGCGACGGACGCCAAGCGGGAAACATTCGGCACGACGCCCGACGGCAAGCACGTCGATGCGGTGGTGTTGAGCAACTCCCACGGCATGAAGGCGCGCATTCTCGCGCTGGGCGCCAGCCTGCAGTCGCTGGAGGTGGCCGATCGCAACGGCAAGAGCGCGAACATCGCGCTCGGCTACCCCTCGCTGGGCGGCTACCTGAGCAAGCCCCAGTACTTCGGCGCCACCGTGGGTCGCTATGCGAACCGCATCGCCAAGGGGCACTTCGTGCTCGATGGCAAGACCTACAGCGTGCCCGTCAATGACGGCGCCAACTCGCTGCACGGCGGCACGCGCGGTTTCGACAAGGTGCTGTGGACCGTGGGCGACGTGAAGCACGACGGCAGCAAGGCCAGCGTCACGCTGACCTACGTGAGCCCCGACGGCGACATGGGTTATCCGGGGGAGCTGAAGGTCAGCGCGACCTACACGCTGGACGAGGACAACCGCCTCTCCATCGACTACCGCGCCACCACCAACAAGACGACCATCGTCAATCTCAGCAATCACGCGTACTGGAACCTCTCGGGCGAAGGCTCGGGCAGCGTGATGGACGAGCGCCTCACCATCGCGGGCGATGCGTATCTTCCGGTCGATGCCGGCTCCATTCCCACCGGCGAGATCCGCAAGGTCGACGGCACGCCGTTCGATTTCCGCCAGGCGAAGCCGATCGGCCGCGACATCCGCACCAACGATCCGCAATTGCTCAACGGCCGCGGTTACGACCACAACTGGGTGATCAGCCGCGAAGAAGCCGCCGCGCCGCGCGTGGTCGCGCGCGTGGAAGATCCGGCATCGGGCCGTGTGATGACGCTGAAGTCCAGCAAGCCTGGCCTGCAGTTCTATTCCGGCAACTTCCTCGACGGCACGACGGTCGGCACCGGCGGTCACGTGTATCGCCAGGGCGATGCCTTCGTGCTGGAACCGCAGCTTTATCCGGACACGCCGAACCAGGCGTCGTTCGGTTCGGCCCGGCTGGAGCCGGGTCATGAGTACCGCAACCTGATCGTGTACGAGTTCACCACCGAATCGGCGCGCGGAGCGCGCTGA
- a CDS encoding cellulase family glycosylhydrolase produces MKYALLAMAMGLAATFAAPTQAREASGRWTPAEAKAWYDKQPWTLGSNYVPANAINELEMWQADTFDAARIDLELGWAQKLGMNTMRVFLHDLLWQQDPAGFKQRIDRFLTIAAKHDIKPIFVLFDSCWDPEPKLGPQHPPIPGVHNSGWVQSPGVAMTDPSQYPRFEQYVKDIVGSFGKDNRVLAWDVWNEPDNPGGGNYDPKEPKDKVALVAKLLPQVFTWARSASPTQPLISGVWHDDDWSDPAKLNAVERTQLEQSDVISFHNYGWPEEFASRVQQLKGYGRPLICTEYMARGAGSTIDGVLPLAKKLDVGMVNWGFVEGKSQTIMPWDSWLRPYTQQPPTLWFHDLLHGDGTPYRQREAEILRALSHAPRGVVPAEAVMYPAQATSKTH; encoded by the coding sequence ATGAAGTACGCACTACTGGCCATGGCGATGGGACTGGCGGCGACGTTCGCCGCGCCGACGCAGGCGCGCGAAGCCTCCGGCCGTTGGACGCCGGCCGAAGCCAAGGCCTGGTACGACAAGCAGCCGTGGACGCTGGGCAGCAACTACGTGCCGGCCAACGCCATCAACGAGCTGGAGATGTGGCAGGCCGATACCTTCGATGCCGCGCGCATCGACCTGGAGCTGGGCTGGGCGCAGAAGCTGGGCATGAACACCATGCGCGTGTTCCTGCACGACCTCTTGTGGCAGCAGGATCCGGCCGGTTTCAAGCAGCGCATCGACCGCTTCCTCACGATTGCCGCCAAGCACGACATCAAGCCGATCTTCGTGCTGTTCGATTCGTGCTGGGATCCGGAACCGAAACTCGGCCCGCAGCACCCACCGATCCCCGGCGTGCACAACTCCGGCTGGGTGCAGAGCCCTGGCGTGGCGATGACCGATCCCAGCCAGTACCCGCGCTTCGAGCAGTACGTGAAGGACATCGTCGGCAGCTTCGGCAAGGACAACCGCGTGCTCGCCTGGGACGTGTGGAACGAGCCCGACAATCCGGGTGGCGGCAACTACGACCCGAAGGAACCCAAGGACAAGGTGGCGCTGGTCGCCAAGCTGCTGCCGCAGGTCTTCACCTGGGCGCGCAGCGCGTCGCCGACGCAGCCGCTCATCAGCGGTGTTTGGCATGACGATGACTGGTCCGATCCGGCCAAGCTCAACGCGGTGGAACGCACCCAGCTCGAGCAGTCCGACGTGATCAGCTTCCACAACTACGGCTGGCCGGAGGAATTCGCCAGCCGCGTGCAGCAGCTGAAGGGCTATGGCCGTCCGCTGATCTGCACCGAATACATGGCGCGCGGCGCGGGTTCGACCATCGACGGCGTGTTGCCGCTCGCCAAGAAACTCGACGTGGGCATGGTGAACTGGGGCTTCGTGGAAGGTAAGTCGCAGACCATCATGCCGTGGGATTCGTGGTTGCGTCCGTACACGCAGCAGCCGCCGACGCTGTGGTTCCACGATCTGTTGCACGGCGATGGCACGCCTTATCGCCAACGCGAAGCCGAGATTCTCCGCGCGCTGTCCCACGCGCCGCGCGGCGTAGTGCCTGCCGAGGCGGTGATGTATCCCGCGCAGGCCACCAGCAAGACGCACTGA
- a CDS encoding TonB-dependent receptor has product MYRHRIPMTLLATMIAAAFATAHAADAPTPAPADQQQTADAPSADAQSNQSGAQKKPATSGTEASTQNAVNLSGVVVTPLRESLQSAQSIKQDSRMIVDSIVAEDIGKLPDNSVADAMQRITGVQIAQGFQGETNSVVIRGLPNVITTLNGREIFSGVGRSFAFQNLPATAVKTVQVYKTSEASLPTGGIAGLVDMQLYRPFDFDGPKAAATFTETHSKYGDHNDPNGSLLLSDRWKTDIGEFGALVNVGYDKQHYAYNAVWNDFPKVLTGANGAPIRTGDGNLISMPNGFGADYNIGNRTRQEFNYALQWKPNDSTEVYVEGLYDWDSDSYNQPFYFSFPVGSVDPTSVTVGNHCYANQLTGSPYQGQTICDATNGSWTGNTYAATSTQAHQQWGHDIQNSIGAKWHGDRLNLSTDLSFNSSSFHDQTFIVDTFLKAPVTTVWNGGNSWALAGNPANDPSQYYLNGLFQTWNNQRGTQTAWRGDGTYDLNGSFFQYVDFGLRYSDHKAEYTGSVEVSTPPPGGTGAISANPNPANQVIARFPNGYFCSQPSTDAIPATWLSGCYNFLVNNADAIRNLYGLPSGLAPVNPGRYYQIDEKSYSGYFQFAYGNEMFGLPYDGLLGMRIERVKRNLDAFSFDASTNIYSPLSANTSAPVYLPNASFNLHIKDNLQLRLVAAKTLTYPGFGQLNPSLSLNPGTINRAGIASSGNPDLKPIKSNNYDASLEWYFAPASYVSGGLFYRDINGYIQNYVTDVTIGGQPYQLNSPQSAGSGHLFGGEFAYQQFFDFLPEPFNGLGVQFNYTYIDGSTRSPQYIGGPVVTSPLQNVSKNNGNAVLMYEKFGWSARLAYNYRSRFIDGFNQPTVAGVNDEIKPANQVDFSLGYDVNQYFTVVFNATNIFGADLHQYWGDGETRPRDVRYQDRTYGLGLRFKM; this is encoded by the coding sequence ATGTATCGCCATCGCATTCCCATGACCCTGCTCGCGACGATGATCGCCGCGGCTTTCGCCACCGCCCACGCGGCCGATGCGCCGACGCCGGCACCGGCCGACCAGCAGCAGACCGCCGATGCGCCGTCTGCCGACGCGCAGTCCAACCAGTCCGGCGCGCAGAAGAAGCCGGCCACCAGCGGCACCGAAGCGTCCACGCAGAACGCCGTGAACCTCTCGGGCGTGGTGGTCACGCCGCTGCGCGAAAGCTTGCAGAGCGCGCAGTCGATCAAGCAGGACTCGCGCATGATCGTGGACTCGATCGTTGCCGAAGACATCGGCAAGCTGCCGGACAACAGCGTGGCGGACGCCATGCAGCGCATCACCGGCGTGCAGATCGCCCAGGGTTTCCAGGGCGAAACCAACTCGGTGGTGATCCGCGGCCTGCCCAACGTCATCACCACCTTGAACGGTCGCGAGATCTTCAGCGGCGTGGGCCGTTCGTTCGCCTTCCAGAACCTGCCGGCGACGGCAGTGAAGACCGTGCAGGTGTACAAGACCAGCGAGGCGAGCCTGCCGACCGGTGGCATCGCCGGCCTGGTGGACATGCAGCTGTATCGTCCGTTCGATTTCGACGGCCCCAAGGCGGCCGCCACCTTCACCGAAACCCACAGCAAGTACGGCGACCACAACGACCCCAACGGCAGCCTGCTGCTGAGCGATCGCTGGAAGACCGACATCGGCGAGTTCGGCGCCCTGGTGAATGTGGGCTACGACAAGCAGCACTACGCCTACAACGCGGTGTGGAACGACTTCCCGAAGGTGCTCACGGGCGCCAATGGCGCGCCGATCCGCACGGGTGACGGCAACCTCATCTCCATGCCGAACGGCTTCGGCGCCGACTACAACATCGGTAACCGCACGCGCCAGGAATTCAATTACGCGCTGCAGTGGAAGCCGAACGACAGCACCGAGGTCTACGTCGAAGGCCTGTACGACTGGGATTCGGACAGCTACAACCAGCCGTTCTACTTCAGCTTCCCGGTGGGCTCGGTCGACCCGACCTCGGTCACCGTAGGCAACCATTGCTACGCCAACCAGCTGACCGGTTCGCCGTACCAGGGCCAGACCATCTGCGACGCCACCAACGGCAGCTGGACCGGCAACACCTATGCGGCCACCAGCACGCAGGCGCACCAGCAGTGGGGTCATGACATCCAGAACTCGATCGGTGCGAAGTGGCATGGCGATCGCCTGAACCTGTCGACCGACCTGTCGTTCAACTCCTCCTCATTCCATGACCAGACCTTCATCGTCGACACCTTCCTGAAGGCGCCGGTGACCACGGTGTGGAACGGCGGCAACAGCTGGGCTCTCGCGGGCAACCCGGCCAACGATCCGTCGCAGTACTACCTCAACGGCCTGTTCCAGACCTGGAACAACCAGCGCGGCACGCAGACCGCTTGGCGCGGCGACGGCACGTACGACCTCAACGGCAGCTTCTTCCAGTACGTCGACTTCGGCCTGCGCTATTCGGACCACAAGGCCGAGTACACGGGCAGCGTGGAAGTCTCCACGCCGCCGCCGGGCGGCACGGGCGCCATCTCGGCCAACCCGAATCCGGCCAACCAGGTCATCGCGCGCTTCCCGAACGGCTACTTCTGCAGCCAGCCGAGTACCGATGCGATCCCGGCCACCTGGCTGAGCGGTTGCTACAACTTCCTCGTCAACAACGCCGATGCGATCCGCAATCTCTATGGTCTGCCGAGCGGCCTGGCGCCGGTGAATCCGGGTCGTTACTACCAGATCGACGAGAAGTCGTACTCGGGCTACTTCCAGTTCGCCTACGGCAACGAGATGTTCGGCTTGCCGTACGACGGCCTGCTGGGCATGCGCATCGAACGCGTGAAGCGCAACCTCGATGCGTTCTCGTTTGACGCGTCGACCAACATCTACTCGCCGCTGTCGGCGAACACCAGTGCGCCGGTGTACCTGCCGAACGCCAGCTTCAACCTGCACATCAAGGACAACCTGCAGCTGCGCCTGGTGGCCGCCAAGACGCTCACCTACCCGGGCTTTGGCCAGCTGAATCCGTCGCTGTCGCTCAATCCGGGCACCATCAACCGTGCCGGCATCGCCAGCAGCGGCAATCCGGACCTGAAGCCGATCAAGTCGAACAACTACGACGCCTCGCTGGAGTGGTACTTCGCGCCGGCCAGCTACGTCAGCGGCGGCCTGTTCTATCGCGACATCAACGGCTACATCCAGAACTACGTGACGGACGTGACCATCGGCGGTCAGCCGTACCAGCTCAACTCGCCGCAGAGCGCGGGTTCGGGCCATCTGTTCGGTGGTGAATTCGCCTACCAGCAGTTCTTCGACTTCCTGCCGGAACCGTTCAACGGCCTGGGCGTGCAGTTCAACTACACCTACATCGACGGCTCCACCCGTTCGCCGCAGTACATCGGCGGCCCGGTGGTCACCTCGCCGCTGCAGAACGTGTCGAAGAACAACGGCAACGCCGTGCTGATGTATGAAAAGTTCGGCTGGTCCGCACGCCTCGCCTACAACTACCGCAGCCGCTTCATCGATGGCTTCAACCAGCCGACCGTGGCGGGCGTGAACGACGAGATCAAGCCGGCCAACCAGGTCGACTTCTCGCTCGGCTACGACGTCAACCAGTACTTCACCGTGGTGTTCAACGCGACCAACATCTTTGGCGCGGACCTGCATCAGTACTGGGGTGATGGCGAAACCCGTCCGCGCGACGTGCGTTACCAGGACCGCACCTACGGCCTGGGCCTGCGCTTCAAGATGTAA
- a CDS encoding exo-alpha-sialidase: MKIATRSLATLALAVSLACAAHAQDAPEQAVGTRLADGTGYVSIARIEHGSTQDRGRLLMVFEQNGMGGIPLWESRDHGDTWHFLMNVTDQVHASDKSWQLRWQPHITELERAAGDLSAGTLVLSANATGNDAKGHVVTEDLQVYVSQDGGKTWRYRSSIVKGGGRPEDKDNKGVWESYVHVLDDGRLVAYYSTEQHKAEGYNQLLAHKVSDDGGRRWGQEERDVAIPGGVQRPGMAIVTRLPDKRYAMTYENIDGPDNGQVFIKFSRDGLDWGDPQRHGEPVMTLSGFWPAACPVVRWFPLGGPEGVIVVSAERAGGGGGEGGRTLYWNNASGRGPWWEVRAPVQKLTGNIHAGWTQELLLRDDGSLLHVTSSSVPDAPTHASRNEILYRAATLSFNRYEAEDAAFTGAVAVPDPRASNLRKARLGAGPQARLRFVVNSTGGTHALSVRYADLGLAAQPALVVNGARVSTPRPSDVVDGWHEISVQANLLPGFNTIDIDGGEHVLDVDYLQVDGQAPAVKP, translated from the coding sequence ATGAAGATCGCAACAAGGTCACTGGCCACGCTGGCGCTGGCTGTTTCGCTGGCCTGCGCCGCGCATGCCCAGGACGCTCCCGAGCAGGCCGTAGGTACGCGGCTCGCCGATGGCACCGGTTATGTGTCCATTGCGCGCATCGAACATGGTTCGACACAGGATCGCGGCCGCTTGCTGATGGTGTTCGAACAGAACGGCATGGGTGGCATCCCGCTGTGGGAAAGCCGTGATCACGGCGACACCTGGCATTTCCTGATGAATGTCACCGACCAGGTGCATGCCTCGGATAAGAGCTGGCAGCTGCGTTGGCAGCCGCACATTACCGAGCTGGAGCGGGCGGCTGGCGATCTGTCGGCGGGCACGCTGGTGTTGTCGGCCAACGCGACCGGCAATGATGCGAAAGGCCATGTCGTCACCGAAGACCTGCAAGTGTATGTCTCACAGGATGGCGGCAAGACCTGGCGTTATCGCAGTTCCATCGTGAAGGGCGGCGGGCGGCCGGAAGACAAGGACAACAAGGGCGTGTGGGAGTCCTACGTCCACGTGCTCGACGACGGCCGCCTGGTGGCCTACTACTCCACCGAGCAGCACAAGGCGGAAGGCTACAACCAGCTGCTGGCGCACAAGGTCTCCGACGATGGTGGCCGGCGTTGGGGTCAGGAAGAGCGCGACGTGGCGATTCCCGGCGGCGTGCAGCGTCCCGGTATGGCCATCGTTACGCGCCTGCCCGACAAGCGTTATGCGATGACCTACGAGAACATCGACGGACCGGACAACGGCCAGGTGTTCATCAAGTTCAGCCGCGATGGCCTCGACTGGGGCGATCCGCAGCGGCACGGCGAACCGGTGATGACGCTGTCGGGTTTCTGGCCCGCCGCGTGCCCGGTGGTGCGCTGGTTCCCGCTGGGCGGTCCCGAAGGCGTGATCGTCGTGTCGGCGGAACGCGCCGGTGGCGGTGGCGGCGAAGGCGGCCGCACGCTCTACTGGAACAACGCTTCGGGCCGCGGCCCCTGGTGGGAAGTGCGCGCACCGGTGCAGAAGCTCACCGGCAACATCCACGCCGGCTGGACGCAGGAACTGCTGCTGCGCGACGACGGCAGCCTGCTGCACGTCACCAGTTCGTCGGTGCCCGATGCGCCGACGCACGCCTCGCGCAACGAGATCCTCTATCGCGCGGCGACGCTGTCGTTCAACCGCTACGAAGCGGAAGATGCAGCGTTCACCGGCGCGGTGGCCGTGCCCGACCCCAGGGCGTCCAACCTGCGCAAGGCGCGCCTGGGCGCCGGTCCGCAGGCGCGGCTGCGCTTCGTGGTCAACAGCACGGGCGGAACGCATGCACTCAGCGTGCGCTATGCCGACCTCGGCCTTGCGGCGCAACCTGCCTTGGTGGTCAACGGAGCGCGTGTTTCCACGCCTCGCCCGAGTGACGTTGTCGACGGCTGGCACGAGATCAGCGTGCAGGCGAACCTGCTGCCGGGCTTCAACACCATCGACATTGATGGTGGCGAGCACGTGCTCGATGTCGACTACTTGCAGGTGGACGGGCAAGCGCCGGCGGTGAAACCGTGA